From the Eschrichtius robustus isolate mEscRob2 chromosome 3, mEscRob2.pri, whole genome shotgun sequence genome, the window ACATTTAAAGCCACCAGGCTGGATGGGATCATCTGGCGGTCCTCTCATAGGTGCTGATGCAGAATTTCAGGCCCGTGTTGACCTCTGAGGCCTCCTCCCTTCCGAGGATGCCCAGCACCACCtcacctcttccttccctcctgttcTTCCAGCACCTGCCAGGAGAAAGGGCAGTGGGAGTGTGACCAGGAGCCATGCCTGGTGGACGAAAACATGATCAAGGCCATCAACCAAGGCAACTATGGGTGAGAGGCCCTAAAAATGCCCCGAGTGggcacacatgcacgtgcacacacatatacacatatgttctGCCCGAGATGCATGTCCTGCCAGGTGCACCCACACTCAGATCTTATTCATGTGTACATTTAGCTGGTAGGCATTCTCTCCCACCCACATGCGCATACCTCCAggacccccagccttggccggtcTGTGacctccatcccctctctttcaggTGGCGGGCTGGGAACCACAGTGCCTTCTGGGGCATGACCCTGGATGAGGGCATTCGCTACCGCCTGGGCACCATCCGCCCGTCTTCCTCCGTCACCAATATGAATGAGATTCATGTAAGTCCATCCCTGCCCACAATCCTGCCATCTCCTCTTGGCCTACGACCCCAGGGACCCTGGCACCCTGTGTCCTGCTTCTCCAAGGGCCTAGGCCTGTCCCCCACCAATAGGCTGTGTATCCCTGGACAAGGGACTCCCCTTCTCTGGGCCTTAGGTTTCTGCCTATAACAAGATATGCTGCACTGCAAGAACTGATGCTCAGATTCTGAGTTTTGTGGTCCCAGCATCTGACCCTCCCTAGCTTCTCCGGCCTCTCCGGCTtgggaaaaatgtcattggtccCAGTATGGCTGGGTTAGGGCCCTAAGGGCCAGGAGGTCACCTTGGTATTTTGGGAAGGGAGGGACAGACACTCCTCCAGCTTTGGCCAGAGAGCAGCAATTCTCAGAAACAAACACCATCTCAGCAGAACCCCCAGGGAGGAGGGGGTTTCTCCCTTCCCACCAGTGGGACCCTCCAGAGGAAGAAATGAGAACCAGACCCAGAACAGTCAAAGGGTGAGGAAGGGGAGCTTCAGCGGGACAGGGCTGGGTCACATGCCAGAGGCTCCTTCCATCAGTGGCCAGCAGGGAGGAGGCGGTGACTGGCCAGAGCGGCCCTCCCTGCAGAGGGAGCTCAGCTCAAGGCTGAGGTGACcagaccctgcccctgcccttaCTCCCCTGGGCCTCCGGCTATTTTCTGCCTCCTGCTGTTTGCCTTGGCAGCCTGCCCAGTCACGGGACCTTACTGcttcttccctcccctgccctttgGGGCCTGAAGCCCAAGGTCCTGGTGGGAAGAAGGATGTAGCAGATCAGAAGGTGCAGAGGAGGAAAGAGGCAGGGGTTGAGGATGGAAAGTGGCCCGACCACTTCCCTATTCCTGGCTTCAAttgcctcacctgtaaaacaggaCTAGTCACCCCCCACCTGACACTAGAGAGGCACTAAATGGTGCCGGGGTCTTCCTCTGGGTCACCGTGGAGGTTGCTGGACTCTCTCAGCAACAGAGGGCTCAAGATCAAACTGCAGAAGGccctggactctttttttttttttttttaacatctttattggagtataattgctttacagtggtgtgttagtttctgctatataacaaagtgaatcagctatgcatatacatatatccccatatctcttccctcttgcgtctccctcccaccctccctatcccacccctctaggtgatcacaaagcaccgaggccCTGGACTCTTGGGAGACCTCCAATGCCTAGGGCCCCTGAGGGGCAGTctggggcagaggcaggaggcagaCAGAGTGACCTTTTCCTTGCAGACAGTGCTGAGCCCAGGGGAGGTGCTGCCCAGAGCCTTCGAGGCCTCTGAGAAGTGGCCCAACCTGATCCACGACCCTCTCGACCAGGGCAACTGTGCAGGCTCCTGGGCCTTCTCCACGGCAGGTATGTTCAAGGGCAGGGGCTGGCCAGGTGGGAAAGGAGGGCAAAGGCCTGACCCCCTGACAGCCCCTCTacctcccctcccaccagccGTGGCATCTGATCGAGTCTCAATCCATTCTCTGGGGCACATGACACCTGTCCTGTCGCCCCAGAACCTGCTGTCTTGTGACACGCACAACCAGCAGGGTTGCCGCGGTGGGCGACTTGACGGTGCCTGGTGGTTCCTGCGCCGTCGAGGGTGAGCAGCAAGGGGGTAGGGAAGAGGGCATGAGGCGGGGGTCTTAGGAAGGGAAAGCCTGCAGGAAGGGCCTGGGCCAGGCTGCCCCGTGCCCACTCTGTCCCCgctccctcctgctgcccctgCAGGGTTGTGTCTGACCACTGCTACCCGTTCTCGGGCCATGGGTGGGACGAGGCTGGCTCCGCACCCCGCTGCATGATGCACAGTCGGGCCATGGGTCGGGGCAAACGGCAGGCCACCGCCCGCTGCCCCAGTAGCTATGTCCATGCCAATGACATCTACCAGGTCACTCCTGCCTACCGCCTCGGCTCCAACGTAAGTCTGCACTTGGGTGAGGGGGCAAAGGCAGGAGAGCTGGAAGGTTGGCCAAAGGCTTGAGCCTTGCGCCTGATGGAtactcttctccccaccccctcacccttcAGGAGAAGGAGATCATGAAGGAGCTGATGGAGAATGGCCCTGTCCAAGGTAAATGCCCCTCATCCTGCCCCCTGATTCCAGAAGCTTGTGCCTGCTTGAGACTGGGCACAGAGGCACAGGTGGTCCGTACAGCATTGAGCAGCAGGTCCACTGGGGCCAGGAGCGGGGGGACCATGTCCCTTCCCCAGGAGCAGCACCTGGAGGGGGCACTTAGAGTCTTGGTACCAGAGGCCCCGGGGCCTGGGCATGCATCTCCAGGCTTGGGTATCAGTGCCTGTGCTGATGGGCTGAGCCAGCCCCATTTTGacctctgcccacagccctcaTGGAGGTGCACGAGGACTTCTTCCTGTACCAGAGCGGCATCTACAGCCATACACCAGTGAGCCTTGGGAGGCCGGAGCAATACCGCCATCATGGGACCCATTCGGTCAAGATCACAGGGTGAGGGGCTTGGTGGGCAGGGGGGTTGGGGGCAGCAGGGCTTGCACTGGGGCCTCTGAGTCTGCCTTGAATCCTTACCCCTTCTCTGCAAAGCTCCATTTCATAGGGGAGGAAACCGAGACTCAAAAAGAGGAGGTACTTGCCCTGGGTCACACCAAGAGTTAGGGGCCTTTTAAGGTGTTTTAGAACTCTTCCTTCCTTACACACTGGGGAAACTAACTCCAAATGAAATACAGACAAGGATTCAAGAGTTGCTCAACCTCTCCCCAGCTCAGCAcctgtcccagctctgcctgacTCACTCCCCcagccctcagtttccccagctgatATAAGAGGCAATGCTAGAGTCACTGACTTCAATAGTCCAACCAATGAAATGTACTTTGcacacacaccccgccccccgccccccgccccccatcccctgccaggtgaggagggagggcaggcagaTGTGTGAGGTCCCAGAGAGCTGGTCGCTGGGATGTGGATCCCTGGAGGGGGGGAGGCCCAGTTTCCCTCCTTTTCTGCTTCCCCCTCCAGTTGTCCCTTTGGGACCGTCCCCGCACCGGGCACAGGTGCACAGAATTAGAGATGTGGAGACTGAGGGAGAtgcagagagggacagagagctgCCCAAGTCCTGAGGGTGCACCCAAGTCACCAAAGGCAACAGGGGCCTGGGCAGGGAAGGCCGCGGGCGGGAGCTCGGGAGCTCCTGAAAGCAGGTGAATCAGCGCCCTTCCCCCTCCGGCTCTGCCCCGCAGGTGGGGGCAGGAGACGCTGCCCGACGGAAGGACGCTCAAGTACTGGGTGAGTCCCTGCGCCGCGTGCCCTGCGGCCGCTGTCACCTTCCCCCGGGCCTCCTGTCCTCCTCCCCCACTCCGATTCCCCTCCTCACGGCTCCTCCTCATTCCCAGACGGCGGCCAACTCGTGGGGCCCAGCCTGGGGAGAGAGGGGCCACTTCCGCATCGTGCGCGGCGCCAACGAGTGCGACATCGAGAGCTTCGTGCTGGGCGTCTGGGGCCGCGTGGGAATGGAGGACATGGGTCACCACTGAGGCCGCGGGCACCACGCCGGGAAGAGCCTCCTGTGGGGCAgcagcccccgccccgcccgcccgcccgacGGAGCTCCGGGCCCCAGGGGCCTAATCCTCGCGCGGGTTCCGCTGACGCAGCGCCCGGCTTGGGAGCCGCGGGCCGGCGAGGCTGGCGGAGCCCCCAGCCCTCCCAGCgggggctgggcagggcctgGCCGGGGAGGAGCAAGACCACCGAAGCCAGGACACCCCCTTCTCCGGCCCCACCACTCCACCCCACCCTTGTACTCTTATTCctcaaagatatttatttttcttttcactgttttaaaataaaaacaaagtattaATAACTAtgtatcggggcttccctggtggcccagtggttaagagtccgcctgccaatgcaggggacacgggttcgagccctggccctggacggggaagatcccacatgccgcagagcaacaaagcccatgagccacaactactgagcctgtgctccagagtccgtgaaccacaactactgaagcctgcgtgcctagagcccgtgctccacaacaagagaagccaccacaatgagaagcccgcgcaccgcaactaagagtaacccccgctcgccgcaactagagaaagcccgcgcgcagcaacaaagacccaacgcaggcaaaaataaataaataaataaataaacaaaaaaacaaaaaaaactatgtaTCTTGGAACTTCTGGGCATGGAAAACCAGGCCAGAGTTTGGGTGGCATATGGTTAGACAGCAGAAAGGACTGCCTGAGGTGGTGGGTTGGGGGGAGGTGGACCAGAAATCTTAGCCTCCATTCAGCCCTAATTGTCAGTGGCCCTGGACACTGACCCACTTGGAGGTGGGGCATGGATGGCATGGCCTTTGGCCTCTAGAGAGTCGTGGGCCCGTGGGAACCACCTCTCAGACGCTGAGTCAGCGTCGCCTGAGGCGGGGGAATCCAACCCACCAATCAGCAGAACTGGCGCCAGTGCCCAGCAGGCAAGGGGGGCACAGCCCCACAGAAGCTGGAGCCTCTGTCTCTGCAGATCAGCCTCTCCAAGCCACCCAGGCAAAGGGACCCCCCCTGCTTCCCCTACCTCTAGGCCAGGCTGGGCCTGCCTCTCtgagccctctccctcccccacctccccatgcTCCCAGTGCCAGGAGAATTAAGTCCAGGCCTCGGCCTGGCATTCAAGGCCATCAGGACCCACCCCACCAGCCTCCTCACCAGCTTCTTCACCCAGTGCCCAGGCGACTCCAGAGTCCTCACTGCTCACTAATGTCCAGTACACACACAGACCACTGGGCATTTGTACATGCTGCTCTCGGTCCAGATGCCCTTCCGTTCCACCCACCCCTGTCCCACTGCTGTTTCAAAGCCAACTCCAGGGTTTCTTCAATCAGACAGTACTGGTGGAGAGTAActgatgtgccaggtgctgtgcaagGGACCCATGAGCCCCCAAACCACCCCAACCCCACTTAGCATGGCTTAGACACCCCCTCCCTGAGCTCATCTGCGTCTTGCCCTTTCACCAGTATTTCACGTATCCTCCTTATGCTggaagttccttgagggcagcgAGTGGGTCTGGTTCATTGATGAGTCCTGGTACCCACACCTGTACACTGGATAAGGTGGTGTTACAGTTTGTGGAATGGTTGAATGAATATAACCCGTTCTTTCCCCCCCATTCCCTTCTCAAgactccctccccagcccacccctctaggcacCATGGTCAGTGTGAAGCCCTGCCTTTCCAGGAGCTCAGGGAGGCTGTGCCTGGTGATGGGGCCTCCCATGGCAGGAATCCTccttgcccccacccccagctgaccGGGAAGGCAGGGGAGCCAGAGTCGCTGAGCAGAGGCAGCAGGGAGGTCTGTCCCCTGGCAGGCAACCCCTCAGGGCCAGCCTTGTCCCCCGGGGCCGCTTGGGCATCACCTGAAAGGAATGCGGGGTGACCGATAAGCCGCTGCCTTTGTTTCATTTCCTGTTTGCTAGGACGTCCCGAGCCGGCTCCCCTGGCCGGCCCGCCTGTCCCCAAGGAGCCAAGGCTGGCCGGGGGCCCTGGGGACAACGAAGGGAGGGGAGTCCTGAGCAGGGGTGACGGGGGCTGCCCAGTTACTACCCCCTCTGCACCTTTGGCTGCCAGACGCGCCCACTGCTCCCATCCCGCTGGAAAAACCCCGGTCCAGGGGCGCGGCTGGAATTTTCTACAAGGACCTTTGGCGGAAGCAATGGGGGTTGGGAAAGGGAGGGGAACAGGGGCGCGGCTGGGTCTCCAGGCTCTTAGCTCTGCCAGCCCTGCTGGGAGGCCTGACCCTCTGGACCCAAGTGGGGTCGGCCCAGCTCTGTTCCTGGGCCAGGGGCCCCAGGCCCGCAAGGTCCGCCGTGGAGTGGGAGAGCGTGTGAATGGGGCTGGGGTGGGCTTAGTGGGTGCCTCGTCAGCCACCTCTGGTTCTCTCAGTGAGAACCAACACTCAATGAACATGTTGTTGTAAAGGGAGAGGCAGACCAAGGACCTCCAACCAGATTACTGCCCTTGAGTGGGTCCAGAAAGAAATCCTGGCACCCCAGCACCCTGCTCTGTGTCCTGAGGCTAGTCCCTTGCTCTCTCTGGGCCAAGGGTGTCCTTAGACAAACCTGAGTTTGAACCCCTACTCTGCTTGTTCTGCACTGGCTATGTAATCTTGacctctcagagcctctgtttttctatctttaatggggataatagtactcACCTCCTGGAGTTATTGGGAGGATTAAAAGACACAAAGCATGCTAAGCATTTAGCACCATGCTTGGAACTTATTAAGGGATCAATAAATGGTAACAGCTCCAATCTTCTAAGGGTGGGGGTGGACTTGATAATGTAAatgtttttcatattgagctaaacatttatttagtgcttagCCACAGCCTTCTGACAGCACGTTGTTCtgagtgttttacatatattatctcatttaatactaaAAATAAGCCCCTATTTccttattttgcagataaggaacaGAAGCATAGAAGAATCTGAAGGTTGGTTGAGGCAGGATTAAACCCAGGCTGTCTGACTTCTCATATTAATCAACTTTGTACTAATAGTGGTTGTTTGGTAGTGATAGTCCAATGTCTTTTTCCAAGTCCTTTCCCTGTTTGACAAActcttattcatccttcaaaacccagctcaaatGTCTCTCCTCTGGAAAGCCTTTCCTGATGTCCATCTTCTAGACCTCCAGGGACTCCAGCATACATCCCTGGCACAGACAACTTTTCCTCCCACAAAAGGTTGGGGCAGGAGTTTTTTTCTTAGTCccgtcctttcttttttttttttttttttaaacatctttattgaagtacaattgccttacaatagtgtgttagcctctgctttataacaaagtgaatcagttatacatatacaatatgttcccatttctcttccctcttgcatctccctccctccgaccctccccatcccacccctctaggtggtcacaaagcaccgagctgatctccctgcgctatgcggctgcttcccactagttatctattttacatttggtagtcccGTCCTTTCTTATGCACCAAATGTTCCGCTTGGGCATTCATTCTGGTCTCCCATGGAGCTCTGCAGGGTCCCGAGGCACCTGACTTTCGTTTCCCGAGAGCTGCTGAGTTACATCACTTCACTAGTGCTGATGCTTCACATCTTCCTGGTATCTTGCCAAACCCCAT encodes:
- the TINAGL1 gene encoding tubulointerstitial nephritis antigen-like isoform X2 gives rise to the protein MHRGRIYPVLGTYWDNCNRCTCQEKGQWECDQEPCLVDENMIKAINQGNYGWRAGNHSAFWGMTLDEGIRYRLGTIRPSSSVTNMNEIHTVLSPGEVLPRAFEASEKWPNLIHDPLDQGNCAGSWAFSTAAVASDRVSIHSLGHMTPVLSPQNLLSCDTHNQQGCRGGRLDGAWWFLRRRGVVSDHCYPFSGHGWDEAGSAPRCMMHSRAMGRGKRQATARCPSSYVHANDIYQVTPAYRLGSNEKEIMKELMENGPVQALMEVHEDFFLYQSGIYSHTPVSLGRPEQYRHHGTHSVKITGWGQETLPDGRTLKYWTAANSWGPAWGERGHFRIVRGANECDIESFVLGVWGRVGMEDMGHH
- the TINAGL1 gene encoding tubulointerstitial nephritis antigen-like isoform X1, which produces MWRCPLGLLLLLLPAGELALGAQRGRGRRELAPALHLRGIRDAGGRYCQEQDLCCRGRADDCALPYLGATCYCDLFCNRTVSDCCPDFWDFCLGVPPPFPPIQGCMHRGRIYPVLGTYWDNCNRCTCQEKGQWECDQEPCLVDENMIKAINQGNYGWRAGNHSAFWGMTLDEGIRYRLGTIRPSSSVTNMNEIHTVLSPGEVLPRAFEASEKWPNLIHDPLDQGNCAGSWAFSTAAVASDRVSIHSLGHMTPVLSPQNLLSCDTHNQQGCRGGRLDGAWWFLRRRGVVSDHCYPFSGHGWDEAGSAPRCMMHSRAMGRGKRQATARCPSSYVHANDIYQVTPAYRLGSNEKEIMKELMENGPVQALMEVHEDFFLYQSGIYSHTPVSLGRPEQYRHHGTHSVKITGWGQETLPDGRTLKYWTAANSWGPAWGERGHFRIVRGANECDIESFVLGVWGRVGMEDMGHH